In Paraburkholderia sp. PGU19, a single window of DNA contains:
- the tssM gene encoding type VI secretion system membrane subunit TssM: MNAFASSLPARPFVLRACAVFIGLAALGVLIWVAGPLVAFGDWHPLESAVARALLIALLFAGWGARIGWRRWRAARLNAQLLNQLQAGGPASDDPKGEPAHLAELRQRFSEASSLLKTMGLAPGDERRSGVSGWIGLLSRRYLYQLPWYVFIGAPGSGKTTALVNSGLSFPLAEQFGKAAIRGVGGTRHCDWWFTNEAVMIDTAGRYTTQESNRALDEEEWRGFVGLLRKYRPRQPLNGALLTISVTDLLGASDAQRTGHAMALRKRLQELRSQLGIQFPVYVLVTKADLLAGFSEYFSALSRAERAQVWGFTFGLDESRAPDFDLRAAFDREYDLLHRRLDDALPELLCAESDVRRRELIYSLPQQFALLRDVLAQLIEEVFSQSKFGTLPMLRGVYLTSGTQEGTVFDRVMGGIKRFLQIDGVPPATQTGASGRSFFLKDLLQGLIVGETSLAGTNLTWHRRKHVLTVAGYSTAALLLCIALALWMRSYVNNSRYLDDVSARVAALDQQLRHASLTDTAGIEQVLPVLDDLRQLARTGRVDALSPPLAYRWGLFQGDKTRAAANGVYQRALDELLLPLAARRLEATLQSARGDDDPTFAYAALKAYLMLYDGAHYEPAYVQAVLELAFERTLTRPLTAAQRSALGTHLAALFADRVVLSPFAMNERLVSDTRARLQQLTFAQRLYAQLTRTLRGATQSYDFDIAHAGGPSAALVFRRQSGKSLNDALPGLYTYRGYWDVFDKRLDDAIGAFAGEEKWVLNLKESDVPNRVAAQAWARDIRTLYLDDYVRVWDAYLVDIRLQTGESLAQSIQAARVLSSPESPLTRLIDAAAAQTALTRSDPGTGGAGLADRAQDKVESARHALAGIFSNGQAGDATAPSDKLEAVVDNHFAGLRQFAHGENRSDNAPIEGMLKLVDDLYTYLSATDAALRSGGMPPPSDVPDKVRAQAGRMPAPFRQMLGDLADGANGSVATLAQRNLARSASADVGDFCRQAIAGRYPFAHGSPRDVALGDFAQVFAPAGLMDDFFRKNLQTRVDTATRPWRFNAAPSSADATANTDGITAGNAAPFLASFEKAAVIRDVFFAGGSRDPAVKVQIKPLDMDPAISEWALDAGGQAVRYAHGPQAPITLQWPAPGGNNQARLQVVEQSGATDGWVADGPWALYRLFDHARIERGRVPEELIASFAVDGKTFKVQITADSVHNPFRLAQMESFTCPGKS, from the coding sequence ATGAACGCGTTCGCTTCGTCGCTGCCGGCGCGTCCGTTCGTGCTGCGCGCCTGTGCCGTGTTCATCGGGCTCGCTGCACTGGGCGTGCTGATCTGGGTGGCGGGACCGCTCGTCGCATTCGGCGACTGGCATCCGCTCGAATCCGCGGTGGCGCGAGCGCTGCTGATCGCCCTGCTGTTTGCGGGATGGGGCGCTCGCATCGGCTGGCGACGGTGGCGCGCCGCACGGCTGAACGCGCAATTGCTGAACCAGCTGCAGGCAGGCGGCCCTGCATCCGACGATCCGAAAGGGGAGCCCGCGCATCTCGCGGAACTGCGGCAGCGCTTCAGCGAAGCATCGTCGCTGTTGAAGACGATGGGCCTCGCGCCGGGAGACGAGCGGCGCTCCGGCGTGTCCGGATGGATCGGACTGCTGTCGCGCCGCTATCTGTATCAATTGCCGTGGTACGTCTTCATCGGCGCGCCGGGCTCGGGCAAGACGACGGCGCTGGTGAACTCGGGGCTGAGCTTTCCGCTCGCCGAACAGTTCGGCAAGGCGGCGATTCGCGGCGTGGGCGGCACGCGTCATTGCGACTGGTGGTTCACCAACGAAGCGGTGATGATCGACACGGCGGGCCGCTATACGACGCAAGAAAGCAATCGCGCGCTCGATGAAGAAGAGTGGCGGGGCTTCGTCGGGCTACTGAGAAAATACCGGCCGAGGCAGCCGCTCAACGGCGCGTTGCTGACGATCAGCGTGACGGACCTGCTTGGCGCATCGGACGCGCAACGCACCGGGCACGCGATGGCGTTGCGCAAGCGCCTCCAGGAGTTGCGCTCGCAACTCGGCATCCAGTTTCCCGTCTACGTGCTCGTCACCAAGGCCGATCTGCTGGCTGGCTTCTCGGAGTATTTCAGCGCATTGAGCCGCGCGGAGCGGGCGCAGGTGTGGGGCTTCACGTTCGGGCTCGACGAGAGCCGCGCGCCGGACTTCGATCTGCGCGCGGCGTTCGATCGCGAGTACGATCTGCTGCATCGCCGGCTCGACGACGCGCTGCCCGAACTGCTCTGCGCGGAATCCGACGTGCGCCGGCGCGAACTGATCTACTCGCTGCCGCAGCAATTCGCGCTGCTGCGCGACGTGCTCGCGCAGCTGATCGAAGAGGTGTTCTCTCAATCGAAATTCGGCACGCTGCCGATGCTGCGCGGCGTCTATCTGACGAGCGGCACGCAGGAAGGCACCGTGTTCGACCGTGTGATGGGCGGCATCAAGCGCTTCCTGCAGATCGACGGCGTGCCGCCTGCCACGCAGACGGGCGCGAGCGGGCGCAGCTTTTTCCTCAAGGATCTGCTGCAGGGGCTCATCGTCGGTGAGACGAGTCTGGCCGGCACGAACCTGACGTGGCATCGGCGCAAGCATGTGCTGACCGTGGCGGGCTATTCGACGGCAGCCCTGTTGCTGTGTATCGCACTCGCGCTGTGGATGCGCAGCTACGTCAACAACAGCCGCTATCTCGATGACGTGAGCGCGCGCGTCGCAGCGCTGGACCAGCAGTTGAGGCATGCGTCGCTGACTGATACGGCGGGCATCGAACAGGTGTTGCCCGTGCTCGACGATTTGCGACAGCTTGCTCGAACCGGGCGTGTCGATGCCCTGTCGCCGCCGCTTGCGTATCGTTGGGGACTCTTTCAGGGCGACAAGACGCGTGCGGCGGCGAACGGCGTCTATCAGCGCGCGCTCGACGAACTGCTGTTGCCGCTCGCGGCGCGGCGTCTCGAAGCGACGCTGCAAAGCGCGCGCGGCGACGACGATCCGACGTTCGCCTACGCGGCGCTCAAGGCGTACCTGATGCTTTACGACGGCGCGCACTATGAACCCGCCTATGTCCAGGCCGTGCTCGAGCTGGCGTTCGAGCGGACGCTCACGCGTCCGTTGACGGCGGCGCAACGGTCGGCACTCGGCACGCATCTGGCGGCGCTGTTCGCCGATCGCGTCGTGCTGTCGCCTTTCGCGATGAACGAGCGGCTCGTGTCCGACACGCGCGCGCGGCTGCAACAGCTGACATTCGCGCAACGGCTCTATGCGCAACTGACGCGCACCTTGCGCGGCGCCACCCAGTCGTATGACTTCGACATCGCGCATGCGGGGGGGCCATCCGCTGCGCTCGTATTCCGCCGTCAAAGCGGCAAGAGTCTGAACGACGCGCTGCCGGGGCTCTACACGTATCGTGGCTACTGGGACGTATTCGACAAGCGGCTCGACGATGCAATCGGCGCCTTCGCCGGCGAAGAGAAGTGGGTGCTCAACCTGAAGGAGAGCGATGTGCCGAACCGCGTCGCAGCGCAAGCATGGGCACGCGATATCCGCACGTTGTACCTCGACGACTACGTGCGCGTGTGGGACGCGTACCTGGTCGACATCCGTCTGCAAACGGGCGAATCGCTTGCGCAGAGCATTCAGGCCGCGCGCGTGCTGTCGTCGCCCGAGTCGCCGCTGACCCGGTTGATCGACGCCGCCGCTGCGCAGACGGCGTTGACTCGCAGTGATCCGGGCACGGGCGGCGCGGGTCTCGCCGACCGTGCGCAGGACAAGGTGGAAAGCGCACGGCACGCGCTGGCCGGCATCTTCTCGAACGGGCAGGCGGGCGACGCAACGGCACCAAGCGACAAGCTGGAAGCCGTGGTCGACAACCACTTCGCCGGCCTGCGTCAGTTCGCGCATGGCGAGAACCGCTCGGACAATGCGCCGATCGAAGGCATGCTGAAGCTGGTCGACGATCTCTATACCTATCTGAGCGCAACGGATGCCGCGTTGCGCAGCGGCGGCATGCCGCCGCCGTCCGATGTGCCCGACAAGGTGCGCGCACAGGCCGGCCGGATGCCCGCGCCATTCAGGCAGATGCTCGGCGACCTGGCCGATGGCGCGAACGGCAGCGTCGCGACGCTTGCTCAGCGCAATCTCGCGCGCAGCGCCTCGGCTGACGTCGGCGATTTCTGCCGGCAGGCGATCGCGGGCCGCTATCCGTTTGCACACGGCTCGCCGCGCGACGTGGCGCTGGGCGACTTCGCACAGGTCTTCGCGCCTGCGGGACTGATGGACGACTTCTTCCGCAAGAACCTGCAGACGCGCGTCGATACGGCCACGCGACCCTGGCGGTTCAATGCCGCGCCTTCGAGTGCCGACGCAACAGCGAATACGGACGGGATCACGGCCGGAAATGCCGCGCCGTTTCTCGCATCGTTCGAAAAGGCCGCTGTGATACGCGACGTGTTTTTCGCGGGCGGCAGTCGCGACCCTGCCGTGAAGGTGCAGATCAAGCCGCTCGACATGGACCCGGCGATTTCCGAATGGGCACTCGATGCAGGCGGCCAGGCCGTCCGCTACGCGCATGGGCCGCAGGCGCCCATCACGCTGCAGTGGCCCGCGCCCGGCGGCAACAATCAGGCCCGGCTGCAGGTCGTCGAGCAATCGGGTGCGACGGACGGCTGGGTCGCCGACGGACCGTGGGCGCTGTACCGCCTGTTCGACCATGCGCGGATCGAGCGGGGCCGCGTGCCGGAAGAACTGATCGCGAGCTTCGCGGTGGACGGCAAAACGTTCAAGGTGCAGATCACCGCGGATTCGGTGCATAACCCGTTTCGTCTCGCACAGATGGAGTCGTTCACATGCCCGGGCAAATCATGA
- the tagF gene encoding type VI secretion system-associated protein TagF, translating into MPGQIMSEATANGRLLQFGWFGKLPGAGDFVNRGMSAGLAAWWDSWVQRGMVELRQGAADGLARYFAVAPVWHFAIPGGTGAGCVQLGCLAPSCDRVGRYYPVVAALVLDADAYTPDATLAATGLAGDVGAALIDAVREAQGPEQLDDVLRGIHMPREAGARDPSDGDARRACEVQTAGWPNLAEFFDPHGATSFWWTLQVNDSPPRTYAHTGRFDARLFRTLFGAPARAAY; encoded by the coding sequence ATGCCCGGGCAAATCATGAGCGAGGCGACAGCGAACGGCCGCCTGTTGCAGTTCGGCTGGTTCGGCAAGCTGCCCGGTGCGGGTGACTTCGTCAATCGCGGCATGTCCGCGGGACTCGCTGCGTGGTGGGACAGCTGGGTGCAGCGGGGCATGGTCGAGCTACGGCAGGGCGCGGCGGACGGGCTCGCCCGCTATTTCGCGGTTGCGCCCGTGTGGCACTTCGCGATACCTGGCGGGACGGGCGCCGGCTGCGTGCAGTTGGGCTGCCTCGCGCCGAGTTGCGACCGTGTCGGACGGTACTACCCGGTCGTCGCGGCGCTCGTGCTCGATGCCGACGCTTACACCCCCGATGCGACGCTCGCGGCGACCGGCCTCGCCGGCGACGTGGGCGCGGCGCTAATCGACGCCGTGCGCGAAGCGCAAGGCCCTGAGCAGCTCGATGACGTGCTGCGTGGCATACACATGCCGCGCGAAGCAGGCGCGCGCGATCCTTCCGATGGCGACGCGCGGCGCGCGTGCGAGGTCCAGACGGCAGGCTGGCCGAATCTTGCCGAGTTTTTCGATCCGCACGGCGCGACCAGCTTCTGGTGGACGCTTCAGGTGAACGATTCGCCGCCCAGGACGTACGCGCATACGGGCAGGTTCGACGCGCGGCTGTTTCGAACGCTTTTCGGCGCACCGGCGCGCGCCGCGTATTGA